The Rattus rattus isolate New Zealand chromosome 1, Rrattus_CSIRO_v1, whole genome shotgun sequence genome includes a region encoding these proteins:
- the Mapk8ip2 gene encoding C-Jun-amino-terminal kinase-interacting protein 2 produces MADRAEMFSLSTFHSLSPPGCRPPQDISLEEFDDEDLSEITDDCGLGLSYDSDHCEKDSLSLGRSEQPHPICSFQDDFQEFEMIDDNEEEEDEEEEEEEEEEEDGDGEGRAGGGSGSQALAGESLIPSPSIEESHKLRPTTLHLTTLGAQDSLNNNSNGGFTSAPPSSWQETVLRSPAQEPLKELPAPLLPAEEEHHEVQSLARPGCDCEGNQPPEPPASGGASPSSDPGIEADLRSHSSGGHEGRRSSQELSSPGSDSEEAGGARLGRMISSISETELELSSDSGSSSGRSSHLTNSIEEASSPASEPEPEPEPEPLHEPPRRPAFLPVGQDDTNSEYESGSESEPDLSEDADSPWLLSNLVSRMISEGSSPIRCPGQCLSPPAPRPPEEAASQANPVPQDCQDPEAVAGPHVELVDMDTLCGPPPPAPAAPRLGPAQPGPCLFLSNPTRDTITPLWAPPGRTARPGRSCSAACSEEEEEDDEEEDEEDEEDAEDSVIPPGSRTTGSTAPLDASLVYDAVKYTLVVDEHTQLELVSLRRCAGLDNDSEEDSSCEASEEEAGATLLGSDQVPEDASPDSPDLTFSKKFLNVFVNSTSRSSSTESFGLFSCVVNGEEREQTHRAVFRFIPRHPDELELDVDDPVLVEAEEDDFWFRGFNMRTGERGVFPAFYAHAVPGPAKDLLGSKRSPCWVDRFDVQFLGSVEVPCHQGNGILCAAMQKIATARKLTVHLRPPASCDLEISLRGVKLSLSGGGPEFQRCSHFFQMKNISFCGCHPRNSCYFGFITKHPLLSRFACHVFVSQESMRPVARSVGRAFLEYYQEHLAFACPTEDIYLE; encoded by the exons ATGGCGGATCGCGCGGAGATGTTTTCTCTCTCAACCTTTCACTCGCTGTCGCCTCCGGGCTGCAG GCCTCCCCAGGACATAAGCCTGGAAGAATTTGATGATGAAGACCTATCTGAGATCACGGACGACTGTGGCCTGGGCCTTAGCTACGACTCGGACCACTGCGAGAAG GACAGTCTCTCCCTGGGTCGCTCAGAGCAGCCGCACCCTATCTGTTCCTTCCAAGATGATTTCCAGGAGTTTGAGATGATCGATGacaatgaggaagaggaagacgaggaggaggaggaagaggaggaagaggaggaagatggagacggGGAGGGCAGAGCAGGGGGAGGATCTGGTTCACAGGCACTTGCTGGAGAATCCCTTATTCCCTCTCCTTCCATAGAGGAGTCCCACAAGCTCCGACCCACCACCCTCCACCTGACTACACTTGGAGCCCAG GACTccctcaacaacaacagcaatggaGGCTTTACCTCTGCACCCCCATCTTCCTGGCAGGAAACAGTGCTGCGTTCACCAGCCCAGGAGCCCCTTAAAG AGCTACCAGCCCCTCTCTTGCCAGCAGAAGAGGAGCACCATGAGGTACAGTCCCTTGCACGCCCTGGTTGTGACTGTGAAGGGAACCAGCCCCCAGAGCCACCAGCATCAggtggggcttccccttcctcggATCCTGGTATCGAGGCTGACTTGAGAAGCCACTCTAGTGGAGGCCATGAAGGTCGGCGAAGCAGCCAGGAGCTCTCATCACCAGGCTCGGACTCTGAGGAGGCAGGCGGCGCACGCCTAGGGCGCATGATCTCGTCCATTTCTGAGACGGAGCTGGAGCTGAGCAGtgacagtggcagcagcagcggcCGCTCCTCACACCTCACCAACTCTATCGAGGAGGCTTCGTCCCCAGCCTCAGAGCCTGAACCTGAGCCCGAGCCCGAGCCACTACATGAACCTCCCCGCcgccctgccttcctgcctgtggGCCAGGACGACACCAACAGCGAGTATGAGTCGGGCTCTGAGTCTGAGCCTGATCTGAGCGAGGATGCTGACTCGCCCTGGCTGCTCAGCAACCTGGTGAGCCGCATGATCTCCGAGGGCTCCTCGCCTATTCGTTGCCCTGGCCAGTGCTtatctcctcctgcaccacgcccgCCAGAAGAGGCTGCATCCCAGGCCAACCCGGTACCCCAGGACTGCCAAGACCCTGAGGCAGTAGCAGGGCCCCACGTGGAGTTAGTGGACATGGACACCCTTTGCGGGCCACCTCCGCCGGCCCCTGCAGCACCTCGGCTTGGTCCAGCGCAGCCTGGGCCCTGCCTTTTCCTTAGTAACCCAACACGTGATACCATCACCCCGCTTTGGGCCCCACCCGGACGCACTGCTCGCCCTGGCCGCTCCTGTTCTGCTGCCTGttcggaggaggaggaggaggatgacgaggaagaggacgaggaggatgaggaggatgctGAGGACAGCGTGATTCCCCCTGGTTCCAGGACTACAGGCTCTACTGCGCCGCTGGATGCCTCGCTGGTGTACGACGCAGTTAAATACACACTAGTGGTGGATGAGCACACGCAGCTAGAGCTGGTGAGTCTGCGGCGCTGTGCAGGCCTGGACAACGACAGTGAAGAGGACAGCAGCTGCGAGGCCAGTGAGGAAGAGGCGGGAGCTACGTTACTAGGCAGTGACCAAGTGCCAGAAGACGCCTCTCCTGACAGTCCCGACCTCACCTTCTCCAAGAAGTTCCTCAATGTCTTTGTCAACAGCACATCTCGATCTTCCA gCACTGAGTCTTTCGGTCTTTTTTCCTGTGTGGtcaatggagaagagagagagcagacacacCGGGCTGTCTTCAG GTTCATCCCTCGACATCCGGATGAACTAGAGTTAGATGTGGACGACCCGGTGTTGGTGGAAGCCGAAGAGGATGACTTTTGGTTCCGTGGCTTCAACATGCGCACCGGCGAGCGTGGAGTGTTCCCTGCCTTCTACGCCCATGCAGtacctggtcctgccaaggaccTGCTGG GGAGCAAGCGGAGCCCTTGCTGGGTAGATCGCTTTGATGTGCAGTTCTTGGGGTCCGTGGAGGTACCATGTCACCAGGGCAATGGTATCTTGTGTGCGGCCATGCAAAAG ATTGCCACAGCCCGGAAACTAACGGTCCACCTGCGCCCTCCTGCCTCTTGTGACCTTGAGATCTCTCTGCGGGGGGTCAAGCTGAGTCTGAGTGGAGGAGGACCTGAG TTCCAGCGTTGCAGCCACTTTTTCCAGATGAAGAACATCTCCTTCTGTGGCTGTCATCCCCGAAACAGCTG